In Citrus sinensis cultivar Valencia sweet orange chromosome 4, DVS_A1.0, whole genome shotgun sequence, one DNA window encodes the following:
- the LOC102622082 gene encoding ACT domain-containing protein ACR4-like isoform X2 yields the protein MELSMSYSHDSDDEYEKLIRRMNPPRVVIDNEACKNATVIRVDSANKHGILLEVVQVLTDLNLIVTKAYISSDGCWFMDVFNVTDEDGNKITDEGILDYIRKCLGPEACFASSMKSVGVKQSMDHTAIELTGSDRPGLLSEVTAVLTHLKCNVVSAEVWTHNTRAAALMQVTDEETGGAITDPERLSVIKELLCNVLKGSNKSGLAKTEVSQDVTHTERRLHQMMFADRDYERTGTGDDSLDEKQRPNVNVVNCYDKDYSVVTITSKDRPKLVFDTVCTLTDMQYVVFHANIDAEGPEAYQEYFIRHIDGSPVKSDAERERVIQCLKAAIERRVSEGLKLELCTTDRVGLLSNVTRIFRENSLTVTRAEVATKSGKAVNTFYVGGASGYPVDAKIIDSIRQSIGQTILKVKGNPEDLKPASQDSPTRFLFGGLFKSRSFVNFGLVRSCS from the exons ATGG AGCTGAGCATGAGCTATTCACATGACAGTGATGATGAATATGAGAAACTCATCAGAAGAATGAATCCACCCAG GGTTGTGATTGATAATGAAGCCTGCAAGAATGCAACTGTCATACGG GTTGATAGTGCTAACAAACATGGAATACTTCTCGAAGTCGTGCAAGTTCTTACGGATCTTAACCTTATTGTAACTAAAGCCTACATATCTTCTGATGGTTGCTGGTTTATGGATG TTTTTAATGTTACTGATGAAGATGGAAACAAGATTACTGATGAAGGGATTCTAGATTATATTAGAAAG TGTCTTGGGCCAGAAGCTTGCTTTGCATCTTCAATGAAGTCCGTTGGGGTTAAACAATCGATGGACCACACAGCAATAGAATTAACTGGAAGTGACAGGCCAGGGCTACTTTCTGAAGTGACTGCTGTTCTCACTCACCTTAAATGCAATGTAGTGAGTGCAGAGGTGTGGACTCACAACACAAGGGCTGCAGCCCTGATGCAAGTGACTGATGAAGAAACTGGGGGTGCAATCACTGACCCAGAGAGGCTTTCTGTGATTAAGGAGCTTTTATGTAATGTACTTAAGGGGAGCAACAAATCTGGGTTGGCCAAGACTGAGGTTTCACAAGATGTCACCCACACTGAGAGGAGGCTTCACCAAATGATGTTTGCTGATAGGGACTATGAACGTACTGGCACCGGTGATGATTCCTTGGATGAAAAGCAAAGGCCTAATGTGAATGTTGTTAATTGTTATGACAAAGATTACTCAGTGGTTACAATTACGAGTAAAGATAGGCCAAAGCTTGTCTTTGATACAGTTTGCACTTTGACAGATATGCAGTATGTTGTTTTTCACGCCAATATTGATGCTGAGGGACCAGAAGCATAtcag GAATACTTTATCAGGCATATAGATGGATCCCCTGTGAAATCGGatgcagagagagagagagtgataCAGTGTCTAAAAGCAGCTATTGAGAGAAGAGTTTCTGAG GGATTGAAGCTAGAATTATGCACCACAGACAGAGTTGGACTGCTATCCAATGTTACACGCATCTTCCGGGAAAATAGCCTCACGGTAACTAGAGCAGAAGTTGCAACTAAATCAGGCAAAGCTGTCAATACTTTCTATGTTGGTGGTGCATCCGGGTATCCTGTTGAtgctaaaataattgattccATCCGACAGTCAATTGGCCAGACTATACTTAAGGTGAAGGGCAACCCCGAAGACCTAAAACCAGCATCACAAGATTCTCCTACTAGATTCCTTTTTGGTGGTCTATTCAAGTCCAGATCTTTTGTTAACTTTGGCTTGGTTAGATCCTGTTCCTGA
- the LOC102622082 gene encoding ACT domain-containing protein ACR4-like isoform X1, which translates to MSYSHDSDDEYEKLIRRMNPPRVVIDNEACKNATVIRVDSANKHGILLEVVQVLTDLNLIVTKAYISSDGCWFMDVFNVTDEDGNKITDEGILDYIRKCLGPEACFASSMKSVGVKQSMDHTAIELTGSDRPGLLSEVTAVLTHLKCNVVSAEVWTHNTRAAALMQVTDEETGGAITDPERLSVIKELLCNVLKGSNKSGLAKTEVSQDVTHTERRLHQMMFADRDYERTGTGDDSLDEKQRPNVNVVNCYDKDYSVVTITSKDRPKLVFDTVCTLTDMQYVVFHANIDAEGPEAYQEYFIRHIDGSPVKSDAERERVIQCLKAAIERRVSEGLKLELCTTDRVGLLSNVTRIFRENSLTVTRAEVATKSGKAVNTFYVGGASGYPVDAKIIDSIRQSIGQTILKVKGNPEDLKPASQDSPTRFLFGGLFKSRSFVNFGLVRSCS; encoded by the exons ATGAGCTATTCACATGACAGTGATGATGAATATGAGAAACTCATCAGAAGAATGAATCCACCCAG GGTTGTGATTGATAATGAAGCCTGCAAGAATGCAACTGTCATACGG GTTGATAGTGCTAACAAACATGGAATACTTCTCGAAGTCGTGCAAGTTCTTACGGATCTTAACCTTATTGTAACTAAAGCCTACATATCTTCTGATGGTTGCTGGTTTATGGATG TTTTTAATGTTACTGATGAAGATGGAAACAAGATTACTGATGAAGGGATTCTAGATTATATTAGAAAG TGTCTTGGGCCAGAAGCTTGCTTTGCATCTTCAATGAAGTCCGTTGGGGTTAAACAATCGATGGACCACACAGCAATAGAATTAACTGGAAGTGACAGGCCAGGGCTACTTTCTGAAGTGACTGCTGTTCTCACTCACCTTAAATGCAATGTAGTGAGTGCAGAGGTGTGGACTCACAACACAAGGGCTGCAGCCCTGATGCAAGTGACTGATGAAGAAACTGGGGGTGCAATCACTGACCCAGAGAGGCTTTCTGTGATTAAGGAGCTTTTATGTAATGTACTTAAGGGGAGCAACAAATCTGGGTTGGCCAAGACTGAGGTTTCACAAGATGTCACCCACACTGAGAGGAGGCTTCACCAAATGATGTTTGCTGATAGGGACTATGAACGTACTGGCACCGGTGATGATTCCTTGGATGAAAAGCAAAGGCCTAATGTGAATGTTGTTAATTGTTATGACAAAGATTACTCAGTGGTTACAATTACGAGTAAAGATAGGCCAAAGCTTGTCTTTGATACAGTTTGCACTTTGACAGATATGCAGTATGTTGTTTTTCACGCCAATATTGATGCTGAGGGACCAGAAGCATAtcag GAATACTTTATCAGGCATATAGATGGATCCCCTGTGAAATCGGatgcagagagagagagagtgataCAGTGTCTAAAAGCAGCTATTGAGAGAAGAGTTTCTGAG GGATTGAAGCTAGAATTATGCACCACAGACAGAGTTGGACTGCTATCCAATGTTACACGCATCTTCCGGGAAAATAGCCTCACGGTAACTAGAGCAGAAGTTGCAACTAAATCAGGCAAAGCTGTCAATACTTTCTATGTTGGTGGTGCATCCGGGTATCCTGTTGAtgctaaaataattgattccATCCGACAGTCAATTGGCCAGACTATACTTAAGGTGAAGGGCAACCCCGAAGACCTAAAACCAGCATCACAAGATTCTCCTACTAGATTCCTTTTTGGTGGTCTATTCAAGTCCAGATCTTTTGTTAACTTTGGCTTGGTTAGATCCTGTTCCTGA
- the LOC102628753 gene encoding uncharacterized protein LOC102628753 encodes MEDSGAEFPGFQICVHKEEYAFQRPLSRLQKRAPCPLQLIKPNNKASSLECKSASKAMGYNMNSSSAAAAAAKSSSSSFSSFSQNKDPIPLLSPLVLPSMLESSYNIQEGNT; translated from the coding sequence ATGGAGGACTCTGGTGCTGAGTTCCCCGGCTTCCAAATTTGTGTTCACAAAGAAGAGTATGCGTTTCAAAGGCCATTGAGCCGGTTGCAAAAAAGAGCTCCATGTCCTCTTCAGCTAATTAAGCCTAATAATAAGGCTTCTTCTCTTGAATGCAAGAGTGCATCAAAAGCAATGGGGTACAACATGAATTCATCATCAGCAGCAGCTGCTGCTGcaaaatcttcttcttcttcattcagTTCATTCAGTCAAAATAAAGATCCCATTCCTCTACTTTCTCCTCTTGTATTACCCTCTATGCTTGAATCCTCATATAATATCCAAGAAGGAAATACTTAA
- the LOC102622387 gene encoding uncharacterized protein LOC102622387 isoform X1: MKMRGEGGLRDHSLPKTWPRKRTLNGCERKRNLDNVVLIDVDSERLDNVILIDVPESLQHKIGSSSARMKGKKFQFRGIISIDDDEDVGCSEMDSDSSSSKSCPAPDHANKFEDLGDDECRVVKERNYAFGISKCKQASDKYPCSNRYGLFESSSSDTDGSDCEVMEGSFGKLHKEWEKAYLKRKFHVHQGKAAVQDQASPSSLNNDPRPDVDVEAGKSSEERSKTSFCCNSSNTGYKSQNSHPFVPTDDTNLDTASLNPGMERPSVQSDKKVGQEINSSSKEADFQFRRETVMEDPFSFSSWWQSYKHKNNGSGSSFLDGQSPPRPFFWYNRGEEDKQHHHTSETHDKNTSFQGVNQNFHHKNTSFQDKEASLCKSQQSSERHDNTEQVVPSENYKEFSQATSSCTSSPGKSHRTRTVFMEKAISGDPPVSSSQPSCDKRAECSVASSECNAGAIFEESVSFKIPSSGMPEVCNDKSDQQDAEKPDSEGISSCETQCADRESKQERPCSTEVKQQVIGSMSNYQLDAGADARRTQGVSLTSAFADDIINEREKLKETDEYKRAMEEEWASRQRQLQIQAEEAQRLRKKKRAESMRLLDMERRQKQRLEEIRETQKKDEENMNLKEKIRIEVRKELCKLETTCIDMASLLRALGIHVGGSFRPLSQEVHAAYKRALLRFHPDRASKTDVRQQVEAEEKFKLISRMREKFLLTACH; this comes from the exons ATGAAAATGAGAGGGGAAGGAGGGTTGAGAGATCATTCTCTACCCAAAACTTGGCCGAGGAAGCGAACTCTAAATGGCTGTGAGAGGAAAAGGAATCTTGATAATGTTGTTCTCATTGATGTTGACAGTGAGAGATTAGATAATGTTATTCTTATCGACGTTCCGGAGTCTTTGCAACATAAAATTGGGAGTTCTAGTGCTCGGATGAAGGGCAAAAAGTTTCAGTTTCGAGGTATAATTAGCATTGACGATGATGAAGATGTGGGGTGTTCTGAAATGGATAGTGATTCCTCTTCTAGCAAAAGTTGTCCTGCTCCTGACCATGCTAATAAATTTGAGGACTTGGGCGATGATGAATGTCGGGTTGTTAAGGAAAGGAATTATGCATTCGGGATATCAAAGTGCAAGCAAGCATCTGATAAATATCCCTGTAGTAATCGTTATGGTTTGTTTGAGAGTAGTTCATCTGATACCGATGGTTCTGATTGTGAGGTCATGGAAGGCTCTTTTGGAAAGCTTCATAAAGAGTGGGAGAAAGCTTACCTTAAGAGAAAATTTCATGTCCATCAAGGTAAAGCTGCTGTACAGGATCAGGCTAGTCCTTCCTCTTTGAATAATGATCCTCGTCCGGATGTTGATGTTGAAGCAGGGAAAAGCAGTGAAGAGCGCTCAAAAACTTCCTTTTGCTGTAATTCAAGCAACACTGGTTACAAAAGCCAAAATTCCCATCCCTTTGTTCCAACGGATGATACAAATTTGGACACTGCTTCTCTCAATCCTGGAATGGAACGTCCTTCGGTGCAATCTGATAAAAAAGTTGGCCAGGAGATAAACTCATCTTCCAAGGAAGCTGATTTTCAGTTCAGAAGAGAAACAGTTATGGAAGATCCTTTTTCATTCTCTTCGTGGTGGCAAAGTTATAAACATAAGAATAATGGCAGTGGTAGTAGTTTCCTTGATGGGCAAAGTCCTCCACGGCCCTTTTTTTGGTACAACAGAGGAGAGGAAGACAAGCAACAtcatcatacaagtgaaaCACATGATAAGAACACTAGTTTTCAGGGGGttaaccaaaattttcatcataaGAACACTAGTTTTCAGGATAAAGAGGCTTCTTTATGCAAGAGCCAACAATCAAGTGAAAGACACGATAACACTGAGCAAGTTGTTCCAAGTGAGAATTACAAAGAATTTTCTCAGGCAACTTCTAGTTGCACCTCATCACCTGGAAAATCACATCGTACAAGGACTGTATTTATGGAAAAAGCAATTTCTGGAGATCCGCCAGTGTCAAGTTCTCAACCATCTTGTGATAAAAGAGCTGAATGTAGTGTTGCATCTTCTGAATGTAATGCCGGGGCTATATTTGAAGAATCTGTCTCATTCAAGATTCCCTCATCAGGCATGCCAGAAGTTTGTAACGATAAATCCGATCAACAAGATGCCGAGAAACCAGATTCAGAGGGGATTTCTTCTTGTGAAACACAATGTGCTGATCGGGAAAGTAAGCAAGAGCGTCCTTGTTCGACAGAAGTAAAGCAGCAGGTTATTGGTTCAATGTCAAACTATCAACTAGATGCTGGAGCAGATGCCAGACGTACTCAAGGTGTTAGTCTCACCTCAGCTTTTGCGGatgatataattaatgaaCGAGAAAAGCTCAAGGAGACTGATGAATACAAACGAGCAATGGAAGAAGAATGGGCATCCAGACAGCGGCAGTTACAAATTCAG GCAGAAGAGGCTCAGCGTTTAcgtaagaaaaaaagagcagAAAGTATGCGTTTATTGGACATGGAGAGAAGGCAAAAACAACGACTTGAAGAAATTAGGGAGACGCAAAAGAAg GATGAGGAAAATATGaacttaaaagagaaaatccgTATTGAAGTGAGAAAGGAGCTTTGTAAATTGGAAACCACATGCATAGATATGGCCTCATTACTTCGTGCCTTGGGAATACATGTGGGAGGCAGCTTTCGTCCCTTGTCACAGGAG GTGCATGCAGCTTATAAACGAGCTTTGTTAAGATTTCACCCTGACCGGGCATCAAAGACTGATGTTCGACAGCAGGTTGAAGCTGAGGAAAAATTTAAGCTTATTTCTCGGATGAGGgagaaatttttattgactGCATGTCACTGA
- the LOC102622387 gene encoding uncharacterized protein LOC102622387 isoform X2 yields MKMRGEGGLRDHSLPKTWPRKRTLNGCERKRNLDNVVLIDVDSERLDNVILIDVPESLQHKIGSSSARMKGKKFQFRGIISIDDDEDVGCSEMDSDSSSSKSCPAPDHANKFEDLGDDECRVVKERNYAFGISKCKQASDKYPCSNRYGLFESSSSDTDGSDCEVMEGSFGKLHKEWEKAYLKRKFHVHQGKAAVQDQASPSSLNNDPRPDVDVEAGKSSEERSKTSFCCNSSNTGYKSQNSHPFVPTDDTNLDTASLNPGMERPSVQSDKKVGQEINSSSKEADFQFRRETVMEDPFSFSSWWQSYKHKNNGSGSSFLDGQSPPRPFFWYNRGEEDKQHHHTSETHDKNTSFQGVNQNFHHKNTSFQDKEASLCKSQQSSERHDNTEQVVPSENYKEFSQATSSCTSSPGKSHRTRTVFMEKAISGDPPVSSSQPSCDKRAECSVASSECNAGAIFEESVSFKIPSSGMPEVCNDKSDQQDAEKPDSEGISSCETQCADRESKQERPCSTEVKQQVIGSMSNYQLDAGADARRTQGVSLTSAFADDIINEREKLKETDEYKRAMEEEWASRQRQLQIQAEEAQRLRKKKRAESMRLLDMERRQKQRLEEIRETQKKDEENMNLKEKIRIEVRKELCKLETTCIDMASLLRALGIHVGGSFRPLSQEGIGQFRCMQLINELC; encoded by the exons ATGAAAATGAGAGGGGAAGGAGGGTTGAGAGATCATTCTCTACCCAAAACTTGGCCGAGGAAGCGAACTCTAAATGGCTGTGAGAGGAAAAGGAATCTTGATAATGTTGTTCTCATTGATGTTGACAGTGAGAGATTAGATAATGTTATTCTTATCGACGTTCCGGAGTCTTTGCAACATAAAATTGGGAGTTCTAGTGCTCGGATGAAGGGCAAAAAGTTTCAGTTTCGAGGTATAATTAGCATTGACGATGATGAAGATGTGGGGTGTTCTGAAATGGATAGTGATTCCTCTTCTAGCAAAAGTTGTCCTGCTCCTGACCATGCTAATAAATTTGAGGACTTGGGCGATGATGAATGTCGGGTTGTTAAGGAAAGGAATTATGCATTCGGGATATCAAAGTGCAAGCAAGCATCTGATAAATATCCCTGTAGTAATCGTTATGGTTTGTTTGAGAGTAGTTCATCTGATACCGATGGTTCTGATTGTGAGGTCATGGAAGGCTCTTTTGGAAAGCTTCATAAAGAGTGGGAGAAAGCTTACCTTAAGAGAAAATTTCATGTCCATCAAGGTAAAGCTGCTGTACAGGATCAGGCTAGTCCTTCCTCTTTGAATAATGATCCTCGTCCGGATGTTGATGTTGAAGCAGGGAAAAGCAGTGAAGAGCGCTCAAAAACTTCCTTTTGCTGTAATTCAAGCAACACTGGTTACAAAAGCCAAAATTCCCATCCCTTTGTTCCAACGGATGATACAAATTTGGACACTGCTTCTCTCAATCCTGGAATGGAACGTCCTTCGGTGCAATCTGATAAAAAAGTTGGCCAGGAGATAAACTCATCTTCCAAGGAAGCTGATTTTCAGTTCAGAAGAGAAACAGTTATGGAAGATCCTTTTTCATTCTCTTCGTGGTGGCAAAGTTATAAACATAAGAATAATGGCAGTGGTAGTAGTTTCCTTGATGGGCAAAGTCCTCCACGGCCCTTTTTTTGGTACAACAGAGGAGAGGAAGACAAGCAACAtcatcatacaagtgaaaCACATGATAAGAACACTAGTTTTCAGGGGGttaaccaaaattttcatcataaGAACACTAGTTTTCAGGATAAAGAGGCTTCTTTATGCAAGAGCCAACAATCAAGTGAAAGACACGATAACACTGAGCAAGTTGTTCCAAGTGAGAATTACAAAGAATTTTCTCAGGCAACTTCTAGTTGCACCTCATCACCTGGAAAATCACATCGTACAAGGACTGTATTTATGGAAAAAGCAATTTCTGGAGATCCGCCAGTGTCAAGTTCTCAACCATCTTGTGATAAAAGAGCTGAATGTAGTGTTGCATCTTCTGAATGTAATGCCGGGGCTATATTTGAAGAATCTGTCTCATTCAAGATTCCCTCATCAGGCATGCCAGAAGTTTGTAACGATAAATCCGATCAACAAGATGCCGAGAAACCAGATTCAGAGGGGATTTCTTCTTGTGAAACACAATGTGCTGATCGGGAAAGTAAGCAAGAGCGTCCTTGTTCGACAGAAGTAAAGCAGCAGGTTATTGGTTCAATGTCAAACTATCAACTAGATGCTGGAGCAGATGCCAGACGTACTCAAGGTGTTAGTCTCACCTCAGCTTTTGCGGatgatataattaatgaaCGAGAAAAGCTCAAGGAGACTGATGAATACAAACGAGCAATGGAAGAAGAATGGGCATCCAGACAGCGGCAGTTACAAATTCAG GCAGAAGAGGCTCAGCGTTTAcgtaagaaaaaaagagcagAAAGTATGCGTTTATTGGACATGGAGAGAAGGCAAAAACAACGACTTGAAGAAATTAGGGAGACGCAAAAGAAg GATGAGGAAAATATGaacttaaaagagaaaatccgTATTGAAGTGAGAAAGGAGCTTTGTAAATTGGAAACCACATGCATAGATATGGCCTCATTACTTCGTGCCTTGGGAATACATGTGGGAGGCAGCTTTCGTCCCTTGTCACAGGAG gGTATTGGCCAATTCAGGTGCATGCAGCTTATAAACGAGCTTTGTTAA
- the LOC102622879 gene encoding cytochrome P450 CYP749A22-like — MIVYITTCVCLFFLLVLIWFINKVWWTPVRIQSRMRSQGIKGPSHKFIHGSTKDILTMKNETMRSPMELSHQIYPRVSPHVYSWIKLYGKNFLMWYGLEAQLVVTEPQLIKEILSDKHRAYPKREPREYTKKLLGNGLVTAQGEKWFKQRKLANHAFHAETLKSMIPDMIASAEMMLDRWRDNEGQEIDVYQEFKILTLEAISRTAFGSSYLEGENIFNMLTKLTFFISKNEYRVRIPVIGKLVKTHDDIESHKTEQDIRDSIIKIIKKRESNVMTGEVESYGSDLLGVLMQAYHNVDETLKISLDDLIDECKTFYIAGHETTASLLTWTVLLLAIHNDWQDKARNEVLQLFGQQSPNADNISRLKIMSMIINESLRLYPPVVLILRKVKKEVKLGKFVIPADVDITIPTLAVHHDPQIWGEEFHLFKPERFAGGVANATNNNMAAFIPFGLGPRTCVGFNYAIMEAKIALSMILQQYKFTLSPTYVHSPASIITLRPQHGLQVLLHAL; from the exons ATGATAGTATATATTACAACATGTGTGTGTCTGTTTTTCCTGTTAGTTCTCATCTGGTTCATTAACAAAGTATGGTGGACTCCAGTTCGCATACAGTCTCGGATGAGATCACAAGGTATCAAAGGTCCTTCTCACAAATTCATTCATGGAAGCACCAAAGATATCCTCACCATGAAAAATGAAACCATGAGAAGTCCTATGGAATTGTCACATCAAATATACCCCCGAGTCTCTCCTCACGTTTACTCTTGGATCAAGTTATACG GTAAAAACTTCCTTATGTGGTACGGTCTTGAAGCTCAATTAGTAGTCACTGAACCTCAGCTGATCAAAGAGATACTGAGTGACAAACATAGAGCTTACCCAAAAAGAGAGcctagagaatatacaaagaaacTTTTAGGGAACGGTCTTGTAACGGCCCAAGGTGAAAAATGGTTTAAGCAAAGGAAACTGGCCAACCATGCTTTTCATGCCGAGACTTTGAAg AGTATGATTCCAGATATGATTGCAAGTGCGGAGATGATGCTGGACAGGTGGAGAGATAACGAAGGCCAGGAGATTGACGTATACCAAGAATTCAAGATTTTAACATTAGAAGCAATTTCCAGGACAGCTTTTGGAAGCAGCTACTTGGAAGGAGAGAACATATTCAATATGTTAACGAAATTGACTTTCTTCATTTCCAAAAACGAGTACAGAGTTAGAATTCCTGTGATTGG TAAACTTGTGAAAACACACGACGATATTGAATCACACAAAACTGAACAAGACATACGAGATTCAATCATCAAGATaataaagaagagagaaagtaATGTTATGACGGGAGAAGTAGAGAGCTACGGGAGCGATCTTCTTGGAGTACTAATGCAGGCCTATCACAATGTGGATGAGACTCTGAAAATATCGTTAGATGATCTAATTGATGAATGCAAGACATTTTACATAGCGGGACATGAAACCACCGCAAGCTTGCTCACTTGGACAGTTCTTCTACTGGCAATTCACAACGATTGGCAAGACAAAGCAAGGAATGAGGTTCTGCAGTTATTTGGCCAGCAAAGTCCAAACGCAGATAACATCTCCCGATTAAAGATT ATGAGTATGATTATCAATGAATCTTTAAGGCTATATCCTCCCGTGGTTTTAATTCTGAGGAAAGTGAAAAAAGAAGTCAAATTGGGGAAGTTCGTGATTCCAGCAGATGTGGACATAACCATTCCAACTCTAGCAGTTCACCATGACCCTCAAATATGGGGAGAAGAATTTCACCTTTTCAAGCCAGAAAGATTTGCTGGAGGAGTGGCTAATGCTACAAACAACAACATGGCGGCATTTATTCCTTTTGGTTTGGGACCTCGGACTTGTGTTGGCTTCAACTATGCAATCATGGAAGCCAAGATTGCACTCTCAATGATTCTGCAGCAATACAAGTTTACTCTGTCACCAACTTATGTTCACTCACCAGCATCAATCATCACACTTAGACCACAGCATGGACTTCAAGTCCTGCTCCATGCTCTGTGA
- the LOC102623183 gene encoding cytochrome P450 CYP749A22-like encodes MWNGLQPQLVVAEPDLIKEILNDKDRAYPKREPTNFIKKFLGDGLVTTQGEKWFKQRKLANHAFHVETLKSMIPDMIASVEMMLERWRDYEGKEIDAYKEFKVLTSEIISRTAFGSSYLEGENIFNMLTKLAFFISKNEYKVRIPLIGKLVKTRDDTESDKVEQDIRDSVIKIVENREKNVITGEVASYGDDLLGALMMAYHDVDVNQKISLDDLIDECKTF; translated from the exons ATGTGGAATGGTCTTCAACCTCAATTAGTAGTCGCTGAACCTGACCTTATCAAAGAGATACTAAACGATAAAGACAGAGCATACCCCAAAAGGGAGcctacaaattttataaagaagTTTTTGGGGGACGGGCTTGTAACAACCCAAGGTGAAAAATGGTTCAAGCAAAGGAAACTGGCCAACCACGCTTTTCATGTAGAGACCTTGAAG AGTATGATTCCAGATATGATTGCAAGCGTGGAGATGATGCTAGAGAGATGGAGAGACTACGAAGGCAAAGAGATTGATGCATACAAAGAGTTCAAGGTTTTAACATCAGAAATAATATCCAGAACCGCTTTCGGAAGCAGTTACTTGGAAGGGGAGAACATTTTCAATATGTTAACAAAACTGGCTTTCTTCATTTCCAAAAACGAGTACAAAGTTAGAATTCCTCTAATTGG TAAACTTGTGAAAACACGCGATGATACTGAGTCAGACAAAGTTGAACAAGATATACGAGATTCTGTCATCAAGATAGTAGAGaacagagaaaaaaatgtgatAACAGGAGAAGTAGCTAGCTATGGAGATGATCTCCTAGGAGCACTAATGATGGCCTATCATGATGTGGATGTGAATCAGAAAATATCTTTAGACGATCTAATTGATGAATGTAAAACATTTTAA